ATCTGGCGTTGATTAAAGAACATACGGCAAGGTCCTGGTATGCAGCAGAGTCCGGACCGCGAAACCCATCTGGAGGCCAGACAGTCCCTGAACGGGAAAAAGAAGACGCCTACTCTTGGATAAAGGCGCCCCGTTATTCCGGTGTGCCACTGGAAGGGGGACCGCTGGCCAGGCTCTGGATCAAAGGAGATTACCGAAAGGGCATATCGACGATGGACCGGATGATCGCCAGGGCACTTGAGGCCCAAAAAATAGGGGCCTTGATGGAATCCTGGCTCGATGAGCTTGAGCCGGAGGGACGCATATTCGTACCCTTTGAAGTGCCGAAAAATGCCGAGGGTATTGGCCTCACCGGAGCAATGCGCGGTCCGCTCGGACACTGGCTGCGGATTGAAAACGGCAGGATTGCCCAATACCAGATCATTACACCCAGTGCCTGGAATTTTTCGCCTCGGGATAATCAGAATTGCAGAGGACCGGTCGAGGAAGCGCTGATCGGAATTCCAATTGCGGATGAAAAACAGCCCATTGAAATCGGCCGGGTGATCAGGGCATTTGACATCTGCTCCTCTTGTTCGACGCATTTAATAACCACCAGAACATCGATCGGGGAGATCATGATATGAACTGGAAAAAGCAACGTCATTCAGGAACAGCCAGACTGCTTCACTGGGTTTATGCGCCAGCTGTATTGGCTTTAATTCTTAGCGGGCTTTACATTCACAGCCCATCGCGCGCTTTTGGTTTCAAACGGATGGACTCAGCCCGGAAGACACACGCCGTCGCCCAGTTTTTACTGTTGAATTCGTATCTGGCACGGATTTGCTACGGGATGAAAGACAAAAACTATAAAGAGATCATTCCGAACCGCAAGACCTTAAAGGCAATGCCCGGATTTTTAAAATACGAATTCTTCCTATCCGGAAAAAAGAAGAAGTATCCCAAATACAATCCAGGTCAGAAAATATTGATCACCTCGCTCGCAGGATTGATCCCGGTCCAAATTATTACCGGGATGGCCCTCTACTTTAAGCCCCTGCAGAGAGCGGTCAAACCGACAGGAGGATTAAACCCTGTACGCTGGCGGCATTATCTGGCGGCATTAATGACGGCCTCATCTGTATCCGTTCATCTTTATTTTGCTCTGACGAATGGCCTTAAAAAACTTAAATCAATATTTACAGGCTATGCGTAGATTCCGATTCAAAGAGCGTGGCGTTTGAACCCAAGGCAGAAAAGGCTAAAAAAGAATCATGCAGAGAATCGTACAAGGAAAAAATTAGAAAAGTAGAAAATAGAGAAGTAGAAAAATAGAAAAATAAATTGACCATAAAAAATATAAGGTATATGATAATATATGAACAAGTATTCAAGTATTCAAGTATTCAAGTATTCAAGTATTCAAGTATTCAAGTATTCAAGTATTCAAGTATTCAAATAAGCGTAATTGCAAAGGAGCGGTTTGTTTTGATGGAGGGGAAAGCGGAGAATTTGCGGTGTGACTGCCTGGTTATTCATGAAGAAATTGTCGGTAAGGTTAAAGAAGCGATGCCGCAGGAAGAAAATCTGTATGATCTTGCCGAACTGTTTAAAGTATTCGGTGATACGACAAGGATAAAAATTCTCTGGGCGCTTTCCGAAGCAGAAATGTGTGTCTGCGACCTGGCCTTTCTATTGGATATGACCCAGTCGGCAATTTCCCATCAGCTGCGGATTCTTAAGCAATGCAGGCTGGTAAAAAACAGAAAAGAAGGAAAAATCGTATTCTATGCGCTGGATGACGAGCATATCAAAGGCATTTTCAGCCAGGGAATGCTCCATGTCAAAGAAGGATAAGGATGCGTGAGGAGAAAAAAGATATGGCTATAAAAAGTCAGGAAGCAGTCATCCTGCTTGCCGGTCTTGGCTGTGCAAACTGCTCGGTTAAAATCGAACAGGAAGTAAGGAAGCTGGATGGCATAATAACTGCAAATATTGATTTTGCAGGCAGTAAACTCTATCTAGAGGTAAATGATTCTGAAAAAATCACAGATATTGCCGTCCAAATTGAAAAAATCGCTTCCGGGATTGAGGCCGGGGTAAGCATTACTGGGATCAGGTCCAAAGATATGGGTGCAGCCAGTAAAGAAGAGAAAACCACGGAACAAGAAAAACAAAAAGAACAAAAAGAACAGAAGGAACAAAGAGAACAAAGAGAACAAAAAAAACAGAAAGTTAATGCCGAGCTGTTTTGCTTTGTCATTGGAGCCGTTATTTTTGCTGCTGCGTTTCTGCTAAAATTGAAACCTGCCGTTGAAATTGTATTGTTTCTGATCAGCTATTTATTGGTTGGCAGTCAGATTATCTGGGCGGCGCTTCGGAATTTTGTCCGCGGCAAGTTTCTCGATGAAAACTTTCTGATGCTGATTGCTACAGTTGGGGCGCTGGCTATTCAGGAATATCCCGAGGCGGTAGCTGTGATGCTGTTCTACCGGGTCGGTGAATTTTTCCAGGACAGTGCTGTCAACCGTTCCCGCCGCTCGATCAGTGAACTGATGGATATTCGTCCGGACTATGCGAATTTAATGAAGGGAGATTCCATAAGCAAAGTGCCGCCGGAGGAAGTCAGGGAAGGCCAGATGATTCTGATCAAACCAGGAGAGAAAGTTCCCCTCGATGGCACAGTGCTTGTGGGCAGGTCTGTTTTGGATACCTCGGCGCTCACCGGAGAATTTATTCCGAGGGAGGTCGAAGCCGGCAGCAGCATTCTGGCTGGTTTTATTAATAAGACCGGGGTCTTAACCGTAAAAGTTACGAAGGTTTATGAGCAGAGCACGGTTGCACGGGTTCTGGATCTGGTGGAAAAGGCCACCTCTAAAAAAGCTAAGACAGAAAATTTCATGACAACATTTGCGCGTGTCTATACACCGGTTATTGTGCTCGGAGCTGCACTTTTAGCTTTTCTGCCCCCGCTGTTTATTGAGGGGGCCACGTTCAGCGAATGGCTGAACCGGGCTTTGGTCTTTCTCGTGGTGTCATGTCCCTGCGCACTGGTGATCTCCATTCCGTTAAGCTTTTTTGGGGGTATCGGAGGCGCTTCCCGAAACGGCATCCTGATCAAGGGAAGCAACTACCTGGAAGGCCTGAATCAAGTGCGTACGGTTGTCTTCGATAAGACTGGTACGCTAACTGAAGGTGTATTTGAAGTTACCGGAATACAAGTTGCTCAGGGGTTTGATGAAGATACTTTGCTGGAATATGCTGCCGCGGCTGAATATTTTTCAGGTCATCCCATTGCGGCCTCGATTTTGAAACGATACACCGAAGATGATACAAAAAAACTGAACACGAAGGGCATTGATCAGAAGGATATCCATCAGTACCAAGAAATACCAGGTTATGGCGTAAAAACAGTATATCAGGGAAAAGAAGTCATGGCCGGCAGCGCTAGGCTCCTGACTGAGGAAGGAATCTCCCTGACGCAAATACCCGAGGTTGGAACGATTGCCTATATCGCGATTGACCGTCAATATGCCGGCTATATCCTGATTACGGACAGAGTCAAAAAAGATGTTCAGGAGGCTTTGCGGGGCTTGAGACAGGCAGGGGTCAAGAAATTGGTTATGCTGACCGGAGACACGAAGGCGATCAGTGAACAGGTTGGACAGCAGTTGGGGTTTGACCAAGTTTACGCTGAATTGCTTCCCGATCAAAAGGTTGCTGTTCTGGAAGAACTGGAGGAGCAGAAGGAAAACGGCAGTAAACTCGTTTTTGTCGGAGATGGGGTCAATGATGCGCCGGTCCTG
This genomic stretch from Dehalobacter restrictus DSM 9455 harbors:
- a CDS encoding cytochrome b/b6 domain-containing protein; the protein is MNWKKQRHSGTARLLHWVYAPAVLALILSGLYIHSPSRAFGFKRMDSARKTHAVAQFLLLNSYLARICYGMKDKNYKEIIPNRKTLKAMPGFLKYEFFLSGKKKKYPKYNPGQKILITSLAGLIPVQIITGMALYFKPLQRAVKPTGGLNPVRWRHYLAALMTASSVSVHLYFALTNGLKKLKSIFTGYA
- a CDS encoding ArsR/SmtB family transcription factor; translated protein: MEGKAENLRCDCLVIHEEIVGKVKEAMPQEENLYDLAELFKVFGDTTRIKILWALSEAEMCVCDLAFLLDMTQSAISHQLRILKQCRLVKNRKEGKIVFYALDDEHIKGIFSQGMLHVKEG
- a CDS encoding heavy metal translocating P-type ATPase, which encodes MREEKKDMAIKSQEAVILLAGLGCANCSVKIEQEVRKLDGIITANIDFAGSKLYLEVNDSEKITDIAVQIEKIASGIEAGVSITGIRSKDMGAASKEEKTTEQEKQKEQKEQKEQREQREQKKQKVNAELFCFVIGAVIFAAAFLLKLKPAVEIVLFLISYLLVGSQIIWAALRNFVRGKFLDENFLMLIATVGALAIQEYPEAVAVMLFYRVGEFFQDSAVNRSRRSISELMDIRPDYANLMKGDSISKVPPEEVREGQMILIKPGEKVPLDGTVLVGRSVLDTSALTGEFIPREVEAGSSILAGFINKTGVLTVKVTKVYEQSTVARVLDLVEKATSKKAKTENFMTTFARVYTPVIVLGAALLAFLPPLFIEGATFSEWLNRALVFLVVSCPCALVISIPLSFFGGIGGASRNGILIKGSNYLEGLNQVRTVVFDKTGTLTEGVFEVTGIQVAQGFDEDTLLEYAAAAEYFSGHPIAASILKRYTEDDTKKLNTKGIDQKDIHQYQEIPGYGVKTVYQGKEVMAGSARLLTEEGISLTQIPEVGTIAYIAIDRQYAGYILITDRVKKDVQEALRGLRQAGVKKLVMLTGDTKAISEQVGQQLGFDQVYAELLPDQKVAVLEELEEQKENGSKLVFVGDGVNDAPVLARADIGVAMGGLGSDAAIEAADIVLMTDEPAKLLEAIRIARKTKGIVWQNIGFALGIKIGVLILGAMGAATMWEAVFADVGVAVIAILNAMRVLKKKKVKEYDIVI